The Phacochoerus africanus isolate WHEZ1 chromosome X, ROS_Pafr_v1, whole genome shotgun sequence genome has a segment encoding these proteins:
- the LOC125118399 gene encoding melanoma-associated antigen D2: MSDTSESGTGPTRLQAEVSEKDSSLKMQTLLTQNLEVSETPKASKAPEVSKAVKVSGASGISKATDVSKATEAQEVAATQASPTTKLTDTQVLAAEKKSQAADTKMQNTDPQSVTVPATETKKVSCVADTKVNTKALETEAAASQAPANEPEPEGTAAQAQENQDTRPKVKAKKARKVKHLSGEEDGSSDQSQASGTTGGRRISKALMASMARRASRGPIAFWARRASRTRLAAWARRALLSLRSPKARRGKARRRAAKLQSSQEPEVPPPRDVALLQGRANDLVKYLLVKDQTKIPIKRSDMLKDIIKEYTDVYPEIIERAGYSLEKVFGIQLKEIDKNDHLYILLSTLEPTDAGILGTTKDSPKLGLLMVLLSIIFMNGNRSSEAVIWEVLRKLGLRPGIHHSLFGDVKKLITDEFVKQKYLDYARVPNSNPPEYEFFWGLRSYYETSKMKVLKFACKVQKKDPKEWAAQYREAMEADMKAAAEAAAEAKARAEIRARMGIGLGSENAAGPCNWDEADIGPWAKARIQAGAEAKAKAQENGGASASASASGSFSASNSLTATLTFGLFAGLGGAGASTSGSSGACGFSYK; this comes from the exons ATGTCTGACACAAGCGAGAGTGGTACGGGTCCAACCCGCTTACAG GCTGAAGTTTCAGAAAAGGATAGCAGTTTGAAGATGCAGACCCTGTTGACTCAGAACTTGGAGGTCTCAGAGACACCAAAGGCCTCAAAGGCACCAGAGGTCTCAAAGGCTGTGAAGGTCTCAGGTGCTTCAGGGATCTCAAAGGCCACAGATGTCTCAAAGGCCACAGAGGCTCAGGAGGTAGCTGCCACGCAGGCTTCACCTACCACTAAGCTGACTGATACCCAGGTTCTGGCAGCTGAAAAGAAGAGTCAAGCAGCTGACACCAAGATGCAGAATACTGACCCTCAGTCTGTGACAGTGCCTGCTACTGAAACCAAAAAGGTCAGCTGTGTGGCTGATACAAAGGTCAATACAAAGGCCCTGGAGACTGAGGCTGCTGCCTCTCAGGCTCCAGCAAATGAACCTGAGCCTGAGGGTACAGCTGCCCAGGCCCAGGAGAATCAGGATACTCGGCCCAAGGTCAAGGCCAAGAAAGCCCGAAAG GTGAAGCATCTGAGTGGGGAAGAGGATGGCAGCAGTGATCAGAGCCAGGCTTCTGGAACCACAGGTGGCCGAAGGATCTCAAAGGCCCTAATGGCCTCAATGGCCCGCAGGGCTTCAAGGGGCCCCATAGCCTTTTGGGCCCGTAGGGCATCAAGGACTCGCTTGGCTGCCTGGGCCCGGAGGGCTTTGCTCTCTCTGAGGTCACCTAAGGCCCGTAGGGGCAAGGCTCGCCGCAGAGCTGCCAAGCTCCAGTCATCTCAAGAGCCTGAAGTGCCACCACCTCGGGATGTGGCCCTTTTGCAAGGGAGG GCAAATGATTTGGTGAAATACCTGTTGGTTAAAGATCAGACGAAGATTCCCATCAAACGCTCAG ACATGCTGAAGGACATCATCAAAGAATACACTGATGTGTACCCTGAAATCATTGAACGAGCAGGCTATTCCTTGGAGAAG GTATTTGGGATCCAATTAAAGGAAATTGATAAGAATGACCACTTGTACATTCTTCTCAGCACCTTAGAGCCCACTGATGCAGGCATACTGGGAAC GACCAAGGACTCTCCCAAGCTAGGTCTCCTCATGGTGCTTCTTAGCATCATCTTCATGAATGGAAATCGGTCCAGTGAGG CTGTCATCTGGGAGGTGCTACGCAAGTTGGGGCTGCGCCCTGG GATACATCACTCACTTTTTGGGGACGTGAAGAAGCTCATTACTGATGAGTTTGTGAAGCAGAA GTACCTGGACTATGCCAGAGTCCCTAATAGCAATCCTCCTGAGTATGAGTTCTTCTGGGGCCTGCGTTCTTACTATGAGACCAGCAAGATGAAAGTCCTCAAGTTTGCCTGCAAG gtaCAAAAGAAGGATCCCAAGGAATGGGCAGCTCAGTACCGAGAGGCAATGGAAGCAGATATGAAGGCTGCGGCTGAGGCTGCAGCTGAAGCCAAAGCAAGGGCTGAGATCAGAGCTCGAATGGGCATTGGGCTTGGCTCTGAGAATGCTGCTGGGCCCTGCAACTGGGACGAAGCTGATATTGGACCCTGGGCCAAAGCCCGGATCCAAGCGGGAGCTGAAGCTAAAGCCAAAGCCCAGGAGAATGGTGGTGCCAGCGCTAGTGCCAGTGCCAGTGGCAGCTTCAGTGCCAGCAACAGCCTGACAGCTACTCTCACATTTGGGCTCTTCGCGGGTCTTGGTGGAGCTGGTGCCAGCACTAGTGGCAGCTCTGGTGCCTGTGGTTTCTCCTACAAGTGA